From the genome of bacterium, one region includes:
- a CDS encoding DUF1566 domain-containing protein has protein sequence MTKSLHRDKIVVDRATGLMWQQGTSAQQMSHRGARAWIDELNRHGFAGFNDWRLPTLAEALTLLEPSPNPEGVYIDSVFMARRRLWMWTSERGDTETAWYVNFNYGYSQLNRINTSYNCVCAVR, from the coding sequence GTGACGAAAAGCCTGCACCGCGACAAGATTGTCGTTGACCGGGCCACCGGATTGATGTGGCAGCAGGGCACTTCGGCTCAGCAGATGTCCCACCGTGGTGCGAGGGCGTGGATTGATGAGTTGAATCGGCACGGCTTCGCGGGATTCAATGACTGGCGATTACCGACGCTGGCAGAAGCTCTGACGCTGTTGGAGCCAAGCCCCAATCCAGAAGGGGTCTACATCGACTCGGTTTTCATGGCCAGAAGAAGACTGTGGATGTGGACTTCGGAGAGAGGGGACACGGAAACGGCGTGGTACGTCAACTTCAACTACGGCTACAGCCAACTGAATCGCATCAACACGAGTTACAACTGCGTCTGTGCGGTCAGATGA
- a CDS encoding PP2C family protein-serine/threonine phosphatase: MIQPKELYRRLDTLLAGIDEGTAKNDYLFSVLAKLESAFARDLHITNGRLYVEEHGQFLLLNPDGGGESLSSYSEGTTALDPEAVELTIRNGSYIFNDLSLRINRQSGSPREPLLPAAFYLQSPSRRWIFIFALSSGWMREEVEFCLNAVRAQLNFRLHAEAMKNDMQQAALIQQSLLPSSPPHIAGYETAGRSQPAEAVGGDFFDFSVFGEDVFSVAMGDASGHGLPAALLVRDVVTGLRMGVEKEMKMAEAMQKLNRVIHRSTLSARFVSLFYAEIELNGNIYYVNAGHPPPLLVHGRHVRPLKATGMILGAVPEITLQRASTSFAPGAVLMMFSDGILERRNRANEEFGICRLEEFLVRHQHRRAHEILELLYQTVFAFGDQAMWQDDVTAVVVKKLEE; the protein is encoded by the coding sequence ATGATTCAGCCCAAGGAGCTTTACCGCCGTCTGGACACCCTGCTGGCGGGCATCGACGAAGGCACGGCAAAAAACGACTATCTTTTCTCCGTATTGGCCAAATTGGAGAGCGCCTTTGCCAGGGATTTGCACATCACCAACGGGCGTCTCTACGTGGAAGAGCACGGCCAGTTCCTGCTGCTGAATCCGGACGGCGGGGGAGAAAGCCTCTCCTCCTATTCGGAGGGGACAACCGCCCTGGACCCGGAAGCGGTCGAGCTGACGATACGCAACGGCAGCTATATTTTCAACGACCTTTCGCTGCGAATCAACCGGCAAAGCGGCTCACCTCGCGAACCCCTGCTGCCGGCGGCATTCTACCTGCAGAGCCCGAGCCGGCGGTGGATTTTCATCTTTGCTCTGAGCAGCGGTTGGATGCGTGAAGAGGTCGAATTCTGTCTGAACGCAGTGCGCGCGCAGTTGAATTTCCGGCTGCATGCCGAGGCCATGAAGAACGACATGCAGCAAGCCGCTTTGATTCAGCAGAGCCTGTTGCCGAGCAGCCCGCCCCACATTGCCGGATATGAAACCGCCGGGCGCTCACAGCCGGCGGAGGCCGTCGGTGGTGATTTCTTCGATTTTTCTGTTTTCGGTGAGGATGTTTTCAGTGTCGCGATGGGGGATGCCAGCGGGCATGGCCTGCCGGCCGCTCTCCTGGTGCGCGATGTCGTGACCGGCCTGCGCATGGGCGTGGAAAAGGAGATGAAAATGGCCGAGGCGATGCAGAAACTCAACCGAGTCATTCATCGCAGCACCTTGTCGGCCCGTTTCGTCTCACTGTTCTATGCCGAAATCGAGCTCAACGGCAACATCTACTATGTCAATGCCGGGCATCCGCCGCCACTCTTGGTGCACGGGCGGCACGTCAGGCCGCTGAAGGCCACCGGTATGATTCTCGGCGCTGTACCCGAGATCACATTGCAGCGGGCTTCCACCAGCTTTGCGCCGGGGGCAGTCTTGATGATGTTCAGCGATGGCATCCTCGAACGGCGCAACCGCGCGAACGAGGAGTTCGGCATTTGTCGCCTGGAGGAATTCCTCGTTCGTCACCAACACCGGCGTGCCCATGAAATCCTGGAATTGCTCTACCAAACGGTATTCGCCTTCGGAGATCAGGCCATGTGGCAGGACGATGTGACTGCCGTAGTGGTGAAGAAATTGGAAGAGTGA
- a CDS encoding carboxypeptidase regulatory-like domain-containing protein translates to MSDEFVVNANQTLRHVFVYLAEGVVQLYPPPAEPVVLNQIGCQYQPHVFGIQTGQPLQILNSDDTMHNVHAASQHNPPFNLGMTRHVKLLTRTFTHPEIMIPFRCNVHPWMSAYAGVLAHPFFQVTEAAGDYRLGPLPAGNYLVVAWHEKLGRRAQRVALGDSAAARLDFIFAAE, encoded by the coding sequence GTGTCGGACGAGTTCGTGGTCAACGCCAATCAGACGTTGCGCCACGTCTTTGTTTATCTCGCCGAGGGCGTGGTGCAACTATATCCGCCGCCTGCCGAACCCGTGGTGTTGAATCAGATCGGGTGCCAGTACCAGCCGCATGTGTTCGGCATTCAAACTGGCCAGCCTTTGCAGATTTTGAACAGCGACGACACGATGCACAACGTTCACGCGGCCTCACAGCACAACCCACCTTTCAATCTCGGCATGACGCGTCACGTGAAGCTATTGACGCGCACCTTCACTCACCCCGAGATCATGATCCCCTTTCGCTGCAATGTGCATCCGTGGATGTCTGCTTACGCCGGCGTGTTGGCGCATCCGTTTTTTCAAGTGACGGAGGCGGCCGGCGATTATCGCCTGGGACCGTTGCCTGCCGGCAACTACCTGGTCGTGGCCTGGCACGAGAAGCTGGGCCGCCGCGCGCAGCGGGTCGCGCTGGGCGACTCGGCGGCGGCGCGCCTCGACTTCATTTTTGCTGCAGAGTAA
- the coxB gene encoding cytochrome c oxidase subunit II, giving the protein MLDWLPENVSTYGSRIDFFFHVIYYLTASVFVLVSATMIYFLIKYRQREGRRATYTHGNATLEWVWTSATTVAMIALAFASKPLWGEIKQQRPPAEVEVRVTGKQFNWQILYPGPDRQFDTADDYQIDNDLHVPVNAVVHVHLNSLDVIHSFFVPQLRLKQDAVPGHSITAWFQATKPGVYEIPCAELCGFGHSGMKGTLYVDTPEEYEAWKLETWPPAPAAEAAPADSAGAANPL; this is encoded by the coding sequence ATGCTTGACTGGCTTCCGGAGAATGTTTCCACCTACGGCAGTAGAATCGACTTCTTCTTTCACGTCATCTACTACCTGACGGCCTCGGTGTTCGTGCTGGTGTCGGCAACCATGATCTACTTCCTGATCAAGTACCGCCAGCGCGAGGGCCGGCGCGCGACCTACACGCACGGCAACGCCACGCTCGAATGGGTGTGGACGAGCGCCACCACCGTCGCGATGATTGCGCTCGCGTTTGCCAGCAAGCCGCTGTGGGGCGAGATCAAGCAACAGCGGCCGCCGGCGGAGGTGGAAGTGCGCGTCACCGGCAAGCAATTCAATTGGCAGATTCTTTATCCCGGCCCCGACCGCCAATTCGACACCGCGGACGACTACCAAATCGACAATGACCTGCATGTGCCGGTGAATGCCGTCGTGCACGTGCATTTGAATTCCCTGGATGTGATTCACAGTTTCTTCGTGCCGCAACTGCGGCTGAAGCAGGACGCCGTGCCCGGGCACAGCATCACCGCCTGGTTTCAAGCCACCAAGCCGGGAGTCTATGAGATTCCCTGCGCCGAGCTGTGCGGCTTCGGCCATTCCGGCATGAAGGGCACGCTCTACGTCGACACCCCGGAAGAGTACGAAGCCTGGAAACTGGAAACCTGGCCGCCGGCTCCTGCTGCCGAGGCCGCGCCCGCTGATTCCGCCGGCGCCGCCAACCCCCTGTGA
- a CDS encoding cbb3-type cytochrome c oxidase subunit I, giving the protein MAHAHTISADELKQRRLFGEIFSAVMIVTGVLFVLLTLLIRPENGLLARLAFGVVALANGILTWRKPQKWLGTLPLLYGVVWAVWGLQQGIGTPSLLGFADFLVGFFFIVGGLGNLAEHHPHGFIGTHLISMDHKMIGKQFLTLGLLMMIFGGGFALLFRWQLAYPDKPLPLIGASAEFLESGEPKTGMDKLWMEWLQKDESEQNWLAKNMPMGAVAPAFYNSLFTMHATIMIFFVVMPILVGCFGNFLIPLMIGTRDMAFPVLNMLSFWVAIASGVVMMAGFLVPGGHAAAGWTSYTPLAANAAWTGVDMGQVLWSFSLIVLGVSSLMGSINYITTIINMRAPGMTLFRMPLAIWSLFIVAILLLLALPVLTSALAMLLFDQTLGTSFFNVAGGGEPLLWQHLFWFFGHPEVYILILPAMGLASEILPVFSRKPIFGYRAMVWAMVAIAFLGWIVWGHHMFQSGMNPRLGTTFMISTMLIAVPSAIKTFNWLGTLWGGSIRFTVPMLFALGFVSMFVIGGLSGIYMASTPVDMFIHDTYYIVAHIHYVVFGGSIFGIFAGLYYWFPKMYGRLLNATWGKIHFWLTFVSFNCTFFPMHILGVGGHMRRIANPLQYDFLKQFQGMNEFITISAFVLGFTQLIFAVNFVYCMFKGRKAESDNPWRANTLEWVAPTPPPHGNFLATPTVHHGPYEYSVPGLETDFVPQTEKAAVPAGH; this is encoded by the coding sequence ATGGCACACGCACACACCATCTCTGCTGATGAGCTGAAACAACGGCGTTTGTTTGGAGAGATTTTCAGCGCGGTCATGATCGTGACTGGCGTGCTGTTTGTCCTGCTGACGTTGCTGATCCGGCCGGAAAACGGATTGCTGGCGCGCCTGGCATTCGGCGTGGTTGCGCTCGCCAATGGCATCCTCACCTGGCGAAAGCCGCAGAAATGGCTCGGCACGTTGCCGCTGCTCTATGGCGTCGTTTGGGCGGTGTGGGGATTACAGCAGGGCATCGGCACACCCTCGCTGCTGGGTTTCGCCGACTTTCTCGTCGGCTTCTTCTTCATCGTCGGCGGCTTGGGCAACCTCGCCGAGCATCATCCCCACGGCTTCATCGGCACCCACCTGATTTCGATGGATCACAAGATGATCGGCAAGCAATTCCTCACCCTGGGCTTGCTGATGATGATCTTCGGCGGCGGATTTGCCTTGCTGTTCCGCTGGCAACTTGCCTACCCGGACAAGCCCTTGCCGCTCATCGGGGCCTCCGCCGAATTCCTCGAATCCGGCGAGCCGAAAACCGGCATGGACAAGCTCTGGATGGAGTGGCTGCAAAAGGATGAAAGCGAGCAAAATTGGCTGGCGAAAAACATGCCGATGGGCGCGGTCGCGCCGGCATTCTACAACTCGCTGTTTACCATGCACGCCACCATCATGATCTTCTTTGTGGTGATGCCGATTCTCGTCGGCTGCTTCGGCAATTTTCTCATCCCACTGATGATCGGCACGCGCGACATGGCGTTTCCCGTGCTCAACATGCTTTCCTTCTGGGTGGCCATCGCCTCCGGCGTGGTGATGATGGCCGGCTTCCTCGTGCCCGGCGGCCATGCCGCCGCCGGCTGGACGTCCTACACGCCGCTCGCCGCCAATGCCGCCTGGACCGGCGTCGACATGGGGCAGGTGTTGTGGTCCTTCAGTCTGATCGTGCTCGGCGTCTCCTCGCTGATGGGCTCGATCAACTACATCACCACCATCATCAACATGCGCGCGCCCGGCATGACGCTGTTCCGCATGCCGCTCGCGATCTGGTCGCTGTTCATCGTCGCCATTCTCCTGCTGCTGGCGTTGCCGGTGTTGACCTCCGCGCTGGCCATGCTGCTGTTCGATCAAACTCTGGGCACCAGCTTCTTCAATGTCGCGGGCGGCGGCGAACCGTTGCTCTGGCAGCATCTCTTCTGGTTCTTCGGCCATCCGGAAGTCTACATTCTCATTCTGCCGGCGATGGGCCTGGCCTCCGAAATCCTGCCGGTGTTCAGCCGCAAGCCGATCTTCGGCTACCGCGCCATGGTCTGGGCGATGGTGGCGATCGCGTTTCTCGGTTGGATCGTGTGGGGCCATCACATGTTTCAAAGCGGCATGAACCCACGGCTCGGCACCACTTTCATGATCTCGACCATGTTGATCGCCGTGCCCTCCGCGATCAAAACTTTCAACTGGCTCGGCACTTTGTGGGGCGGCAGCATCCGCTTCACGGTGCCGATGCTGTTCGCCCTCGGCTTTGTTTCGATGTTCGTCATCGGCGGCCTGAGCGGCATCTACATGGCCTCGACGCCGGTGGATATGTTCATCCACGACACCTACTACATCGTCGCGCACATTCACTACGTTGTGTTCGGCGGCAGCATCTTCGGTATTTTCGCGGGCCTGTATTACTGGTTTCCCAAGATGTACGGCCGCCTGCTGAACGCCACCTGGGGCAAGATTCACTTCTGGCTGACGTTTGTCTCCTTCAATTGCACTTTCTTTCCGATGCACATTCTCGGCGTGGGCGGCCACATGCGCCGCATCGCCAATCCGCTGCAGTATGATTTTCTCAAACAATTCCAGGGCATGAACGAGTTCATCACCATCAGCGCCTTTGTGCTCGGCTTCACCCAGCTCATCTTTGCGGTGAATTTCGTTTACTGCATGTTCAAAGGCCGCAAGGCGGAAAGCGACAACCCGTGGCGCGCCAACACCCTGGAGTGGGTCGCGCCCACGCCGCCGCCACACGGCAATTTTCTGGCGACGCCGACCGTGCATCACGGCCCCTACGAGTACAGCGTGCCGGGCCTGGAAACCGACTTCGTGCCGCAAACGGAAAAAGCCGCGGTGCCGGCCGGGCATTGA
- a CDS encoding cytochrome c oxidase subunit 3, producing the protein MPATAASASPQAAYEWSSRDSGEVLELDPFSGDPPPLTPALPYGPGDDGDDGEAESRPVGNAVLGMLLFLGTDAMFFAALIGAFIVFKYGALDWPPLGQPRLPVMVTGANTVILLASGLTMFQAYRRIRRGEAAGLQKSLALTALLGTTFLLIQGYEWLKLLGYGLTLSSSVYGATFYTLIGCHALHVAGAVFWLLVVWWRATQRRFTAARHTAVLLCSMYWYLVVLLWPLLYVLVYLN; encoded by the coding sequence ATGCCGGCAACTGCTGCTAGCGCTTCCCCTCAGGCTGCCTACGAATGGTCCAGCCGTGATAGTGGAGAAGTCCTCGAACTGGATCCTTTCTCCGGCGATCCGCCGCCGCTCACGCCGGCATTGCCCTATGGTCCCGGCGATGATGGCGATGACGGCGAGGCCGAGTCGCGGCCGGTCGGCAATGCCGTGCTCGGCATGCTGCTGTTTCTCGGCACGGACGCGATGTTTTTCGCCGCGCTCATCGGCGCGTTTATCGTTTTCAAATATGGCGCCTTGGACTGGCCGCCGCTGGGTCAGCCGCGCCTGCCGGTGATGGTCACCGGCGCGAACACCGTAATTCTGCTGGCCAGCGGTCTCACGATGTTCCAGGCTTACCGCCGCATCCGGCGCGGTGAGGCTGCCGGTTTGCAGAAAAGTCTCGCGCTCACGGCACTGCTGGGCACGACGTTTCTGCTGATCCAGGGCTACGAGTGGCTCAAGCTGCTCGGCTATGGCCTGACCTTGTCGTCCAGCGTGTACGGCGCGACCTTTTACACGTTGATCGGCTGCCATGCGCTGCACGTTGCCGGCGCCGTGTTTTGGCTGCTGGTTGTTTGGTGGCGGGCCACCCAGAGGCGGTTCACCGCTGCCCGGCACACTGCGGTGCTGCTGTGCAGCATGTACTGGTATCTGGTGGTTCTGCTATGGCCGCTGCTCTACGTCCTGGTGTATTTGAATTGA
- a CDS encoding cytochrome c oxidase subunit 3, translating to MSHASAHVHAIEPAESPLTPESWGKLGMWIFLAGDAMSFGGLLAGYGALRAGATDWPNPLEVLGINLTAFMTFLLICSSVTMVKALSAIRRGNQQGLRNFLLLTILGGVTFLGLQAYEWTHLITEQQVTFTSNPYGSYLFGTTFYAITGFHGAHVTGGVIYLSLVLLNGMRGRYSAENYSTVENAGLYWHFVDLVWILVFTFVYLIK from the coding sequence GTGAGTCACGCCTCTGCCCACGTTCATGCGATTGAACCCGCCGAGTCGCCCCTGACCCCGGAAAGCTGGGGCAAACTCGGCATGTGGATTTTTCTGGCGGGTGACGCCATGTCTTTTGGCGGCTTGCTCGCCGGCTACGGCGCCCTGCGCGCCGGCGCGACCGACTGGCCCAACCCGCTGGAGGTGCTCGGCATCAATCTCACCGCCTTCATGACGTTTCTGCTCATCTGCAGCAGCGTCACCATGGTGAAGGCGCTGTCGGCCATCCGCCGCGGCAACCAGCAGGGTCTGCGCAACTTTTTGCTGCTGACCATTCTCGGCGGCGTCACGTTTCTTGGCTTGCAAGCCTACGAATGGACGCACCTGATCACCGAACAACAGGTGACCTTCACCAGCAATCCCTACGGCAGCTATCTGTTCGGCACGACCTTCTACGCGATCACCGGCTTTCACGGCGCGCATGTAACCGGCGGCGTGATCTACTTGAGCCTGGTCCTGCTCAATGGCATGCGCGGCCGCTACTCCGCGGAGAATTACAGCACGGTCGAGAATGCCGGCTTGTACTGGCATTTCGTCGATCTCGTCTGGATTCTGGTCTTCACCTTCGTCTATCTCATCAAGTAG
- a CDS encoding cytochrome C oxidase subunit IV family protein, which produces MSGMHKEPNYMMVFVALFVLTVFEIGAVYLPIGRVGVGIVLILLALSKASLVAMYFMHLKFEKRTLGIIALTPLILCTLLIIALLPDLTGTPRDSARLRAEQAQQAEAPAAVEAQ; this is translated from the coding sequence ATGTCTGGCATGCACAAAGAACCCAACTACATGATGGTGTTCGTCGCGTTGTTCGTTCTGACCGTCTTCGAAATCGGCGCGGTCTACTTGCCGATCGGCAGGGTCGGCGTCGGTATCGTGCTGATCCTCCTGGCGCTTTCCAAAGCCTCATTGGTGGCAATGTACTTTATGCACCTGAAGTTCGAAAAGCGCACGCTCGGTATTATCGCGCTCACCCCGCTGATTCTGTGCACGCTCTTGATCATCGCTCTGTTGCCGGATCTCACCGGCACCCCGCGTGATTCGGCCCGCCTGCGGGCTGAGCAGGCCCAGCAGGCCGAAGCCCCTGCCGCGGTCGAGGCGCAGTGA
- a CDS encoding COX15/CtaA family protein: protein MMTPASSPRKWLHRFALLVAGATFVLIFIGGLVTSTDSGLSVPDWPNTYGHFMFSYPLSQMVGGILYEHGHRMVASVVGMLMVILAAWLWWQEPRRWVKRLGLVALLLVILQGVLGGLTVLFLLPTPISVAHGTLAQTFFGLTICLALFTSPEWGKPLAKRQDTQRPPLAVLAMVTTAAIFLQLILGAVMRHTKSGLAIPDFPLAFGRLIPPFDSAGIAIHFAHRLGAVVVTALVIWTVSRVLRHYHEEAALYRPAVLLAIGVLLQITLGGLTIWSQKAVLPTTAHVATGALVLAASLVLTVRAQQYLSVPARVPAGEMAATLPGASGA from the coding sequence ATGATGACACCCGCATCTTCCCCCCGCAAATGGCTCCATCGCTTCGCCCTGCTGGTGGCGGGAGCCACTTTCGTGCTGATTTTCATTGGCGGATTGGTGACCAGCACCGATTCCGGCTTGTCCGTGCCCGACTGGCCGAATACCTACGGTCATTTCATGTTCTCCTACCCGCTGTCGCAAATGGTGGGCGGCATTTTGTATGAGCATGGCCATCGCATGGTGGCCAGCGTCGTGGGCATGCTCATGGTCATTCTCGCGGCCTGGCTGTGGTGGCAAGAACCCCGGCGCTGGGTGAAGCGCTTGGGGCTGGTCGCGCTACTGTTGGTCATTCTGCAAGGCGTGCTGGGCGGACTCACGGTTCTGTTCCTGCTGCCCACGCCCATTTCCGTGGCGCACGGCACGCTGGCGCAAACCTTTTTCGGCTTGACGATTTGCCTGGCGCTGTTCACCTCGCCGGAGTGGGGCAAGCCGCTGGCGAAACGGCAGGACACGCAGCGGCCGCCGCTGGCTGTTCTCGCCATGGTGACCACTGCGGCGATCTTTCTGCAACTCATTCTCGGCGCAGTTATGCGTCACACCAAATCCGGCCTGGCCATTCCGGATTTTCCGCTGGCCTTTGGCCGGCTCATTCCACCTTTTGATTCTGCCGGCATCGCAATTCACTTTGCCCATCGCCTGGGCGCGGTGGTGGTCACCGCCCTGGTGATTTGGACCGTGAGCCGCGTGCTGCGGCACTATCACGAGGAAGCGGCGTTGTATCGCCCGGCGGTGCTGCTGGCGATCGGCGTCCTGCTGCAAATCACGCTGGGCGGCCTCACCATTTGGTCACAAAAGGCTGTCCTGCCCACGACGGCGCACGTGGCCACCGGCGCCTTGGTGCTGGCGGCAAGCCTCGTGCTGACGGTGCGCGCGCAGCAATATCTCAGCGTGCCCGCGCGCGTGCCTGCCGGAGAGATGGCGGCCACGCTGCCGGGCGCGAGCGGAGCGTAA
- the cyoE gene encoding heme o synthase, producing the protein MFASISDYFALTKPRVTLMVLITTLFGFYLGSRGPLEVALLLHTLWGTALVAGGTSALNQYLERHRDARMLRTRHRPLPAGRLTPTQALGFGVFISVVGIAYLAFWVNGLTAVLAAVTLVSYVFLYTPMKTKSPLSTVVGAIPGALPPMGGWTAVRNDLGLEAWVLFAILFIWQLPHFLAIAWIYRDDYARGGFRMLTVIDPEGYSAARQILTNCLALLSVSLLPTLIGLTGRAYFFGALVLGIGFLGVGLSVTFARNVAAARRLMRASLIYLPALLSMMAWDKTAF; encoded by the coding sequence ATGTTCGCGTCGATTTCTGATTATTTTGCCCTCACCAAGCCCCGCGTCACCTTGATGGTGCTGATCACGACGTTGTTCGGTTTCTATCTCGGTTCGCGCGGCCCCCTCGAGGTGGCGCTGCTGCTGCATACGCTGTGGGGCACCGCCCTGGTTGCCGGAGGAACCAGCGCGCTCAACCAATATCTCGAACGCCACCGCGATGCCCGGATGCTGCGCACCCGTCATCGTCCCCTGCCCGCCGGACGGCTGACGCCGACGCAGGCGCTGGGCTTCGGCGTGTTCATCTCGGTGGTCGGCATTGCGTATCTGGCCTTCTGGGTGAATGGGCTGACGGCGGTGCTGGCCGCCGTCACGCTCGTCAGCTATGTTTTTCTCTACACGCCGATGAAAACGAAAAGCCCGCTATCGACGGTGGTGGGCGCGATTCCCGGCGCCTTGCCGCCGATGGGCGGATGGACCGCGGTGCGCAACGATCTCGGCCTGGAAGCCTGGGTGCTGTTCGCGATTCTGTTCATCTGGCAGTTGCCTCATTTTTTGGCAATCGCCTGGATTTACCGCGACGATTATGCCCGCGGCGGCTTTCGCATGCTCACCGTCATTGATCCCGAAGGCTACAGCGCCGCGCGCCAGATTCTGACCAACTGCCTGGCGTTGCTGTCCGTGAGTCTGCTGCCGACTCTCATCGGCCTGACGGGCCGGGCCTATTTTTTCGGGGCGCTGGTTTTGGGAATTGGTTTTCTCGGCGTCGGCCTCAGCGTCACGTTTGCGCGCAACGTGGCCGCGGCCCGGCGGTTGATGCGCGCTTCATTGATCTATCTGCCGGCATTGCTCAGCATGATGGCGTGGGATAAAACCGCATTTTGA
- a CDS encoding DinB family protein → MTASERAQLIAQYQEGYAQVAQALHNITPAELDYRWSPEKWTAREIIHHLADSEMTSAIRLRKLLVEEQPQIQGYDQEAFARRLLYARRPIAPALAAFKAARDTTAQLLEFMTDADWQRTGHHSESGAYSAETWLRIYAAHAHNHAEQIRHCRRRYQELGRAPG, encoded by the coding sequence ATGACCGCATCCGAACGCGCACAGCTCATTGCCCAATATCAAGAGGGCTACGCACAAGTCGCGCAGGCGCTGCACAACATCACGCCCGCGGAGTTGGATTATCGCTGGTCGCCCGAAAAATGGACCGCCCGCGAAATCATACACCATCTCGCGGACAGCGAGATGACCAGCGCCATTCGGTTGCGCAAGTTGCTGGTGGAAGAGCAGCCGCAGATTCAGGGCTACGATCAGGAGGCTTTCGCCCGCCGGCTGCTTTACGCCCGCCGCCCGATCGCGCCGGCGCTCGCCGCCTTCAAGGCCGCCCGCGACACCACCGCCCAGCTTCTGGAGTTCATGACCGACGCGGATTGGCAGCGCACCGGCCATCACAGCGAGAGCGGCGCCTACTCCGCCGAAACCTGGTTGCGAATTTATGCCGCTCACGCCCACAATCATGCCGAACAGATCCGGCATTGTCGCCGCCGTTATCAAGAACTCGGTCGCGCGCCAGGCTGA
- a CDS encoding SCO family protein — MNERRSGHLWWGIGAGTAMVVAAMYVGQESLPGRRLETLGRVPEFTLLERSGEPFGSADLQGRIWIANFIFTSCSGICPIMTGHMSELQNTLLQTGLSTVKLVSFSVDPEVDTPEVLSRFAQKYGAQPGLWYFLTGRNDLIQELAGQGFMLSAIVGVDPPEPIIHSNQFVLVDAARRIRKYYVGTDSTSVEQIMRDVKNLIAEVPW; from the coding sequence ATGAATGAGAGACGCAGCGGCCATCTGTGGTGGGGAATTGGCGCCGGAACCGCGATGGTCGTCGCCGCCATGTACGTGGGGCAAGAGTCCCTTCCCGGCCGCCGGCTGGAAACCCTCGGCCGCGTACCGGAATTCACCCTGCTCGAGCGCAGCGGCGAGCCGTTCGGCTCGGCGGATTTGCAGGGCAGGATTTGGATCGCCAACTTCATTTTCACGAGCTGCTCGGGCATCTGCCCGATCATGACGGGCCACATGTCCGAGCTGCAAAACACCCTCCTGCAAACCGGCCTCTCGACGGTCAAGCTGGTTTCCTTCTCCGTCGACCCCGAAGTCGACACCCCGGAAGTGCTCTCCCGTTTTGCGCAGAAGTACGGCGCGCAGCCGGGCCTCTGGTATTTTCTCACCGGTAGAAATGACTTGATTCAGGAGCTTGCCGGCCAGGGCTTCATGCTCTCCGCCATCGTCGGTGTCGATCCTCCCGAACCCATCATCCACAGCAATCAATTCGTGCTGGTCGATGCTGCCCGCAGGATTCGCAAATACTATGTCGGCACGGACTCGACGAGCGTCGAGCAGATCATGCGCGATGTCAAGAACCTGATCGCCGAGGTGCCATGGTGA
- a CDS encoding DUF420 domain-containing protein: protein MVIPITALPHVNAMLNGASTFFLLLGFWFIRRKRIAQHRLSMLCALASSLLFLASYLVYHYQVGSKSFQGQGFIRPVYFAILLTHTILAMVNVPLVVITLVRAFRERFDQHARLARRWTLPVWLYVSVTGVLVYVMLYQL, encoded by the coding sequence ATGGTGATTCCGATTACCGCTCTGCCCCACGTCAACGCCATGCTCAATGGCGCCAGCACTTTTTTTCTCTTGCTGGGGTTTTGGTTCATCCGCCGCAAGCGCATTGCGCAGCACAGACTCAGCATGCTGTGCGCCCTGGCGTCGTCGCTGCTGTTTCTTGCCAGTTACCTGGTCTATCATTACCAGGTCGGCTCGAAGTCCTTTCAGGGACAGGGATTCATCCGGCCGGTGTATTTTGCCATTCTCCTGACGCACACTATTTTGGCGATGGTCAATGTGCCGCTGGTCGTGATCACGCTGGTGCGCGCCTTTCGGGAAAGATTCGATCAACATGCCCGCCTGGCCCGGCGCTGGACGCTTCCGGTTTGGCTGTACGTTTCGGTCACCGGCGTGCTGGTGTATGTGATGCTGTATCAACTCTGA